The Verrucomicrobiia bacterium DNA segment GAGATGCATGACGCGCTGAACCTGCGCAAGTTCCCCGGGTTTCAGGCGATCGCACCAGGCAGCACGGGTGAAGCGGATGGCGAGGTGCAGGCTTTCAACTATCGCACGATATTGTCCTCTGATCCGGCCAATCGCTTGCCAGTGACGAAGCCAGCGAACTATGACGCCGCAGCGATGAGGGCGTTGGAGTTCGGCTCCATGGTGCGGCCATTGCCGAACAAGAAGATCGGCTGGAACCGTCCTCAACTGATCGGGCCGCAGACGGATTATGTGGAGGGTGATGCGCAAGTGCGCAAGAAAGTCATGGACGCACATTGGGAGGCGACGACGGCGTTGCTTTACTTCCTGCAGAACGACGAATCGGTGACGCCTGAGCGGCGGAAGTTTTTCGGTCAACTGGGATTGGCGAAGGATGAATTCACGGACAATGGACATCGGCCCTATGAGTTTTATGTGAGGGAAGCGCGGCGGATCGTGGGGCGCTATGTGTTCACACAGCATGATGCGATGCTGGCGAAAGGATATCAGCGTGCGCCAGTCCATGAAGACAGCATCGGCGTGACGGAGTGGTATATGGACGCGCACGCATGCACGACGAATCGCGTGAAAGACAGCCTGGATGAGGGCAAGATGATGTTGCATTGCGAGACGTTTCCGGGACAGGTGCCGTATCGGGCGCTGTTGCCGAAAGGTGTGGATAATCTACTGGTGCCGGTTTGCCTGTCATCGACGCATGTGGCATGGGGAACGATCCGACTGGAGCCGACGTGGATGAATATCTGTGAATCCGCAGCGTATGCGGTGGTGCAAGCGGTGAAGGAAAAACAAGTGCCAGCGGCAATAGATAGCGACAAGCTCTTGCGCACACTGGCGGAGAAGAGGGTGATGTTGAGCTTCTTCAATGATGTGGATGTGAGTGGCAAGGAGGCGTGGATTCCGGCGGTGCAGTATTTTGGCGCGAAGGGATTTTTTGCGGCCTATGATGCGAGATTGAATGAGCCGCTGACGCTGGAGGTTGCGAAACGCTGGGCTAGCGGTTTGAAGCGTATCAAGGACGGGACTTTAAAAGCGGATTCACTGGCGCAGGCAGTCGCGATAGATGAGAATGTCGTGAAGAATGTGACGCAGGGACAGTTCATCGGCATGTTGCCCAGTGGCAATCGAGTGAAGGTGCTTCCGTCTTTTTCAAAACTGACACGGGGCGAGGCGCTTGTGATGATGTGGGAGGCGTTGAAGGAATAGAGAGCATGGGGATTTATAGAGCAACAAGTCATCAGGCAGCGATCGGTTCGCTCACTCCTCACCCCAGCCCTCTCCTCATTGAGAGGAGAGGGAGAAGAATGCGCGCGCCAGGTTTTTTAATGGGCTTGGTGTTTCAAAGAGCGCCATCGATTGCGCGAAAGTTCGTCCTGTTGATTTTACTTATGACCATGGGCTTAGGCAGTTCTTCACTCCATGCAGAGGGAACGAATGACGTGCTGTCTTGGAACAAATTGCCGAACCTGCCGGACAAGGAAGGTTTCGCCTCGATGTTTGCTGGGGTGCATAACGGAGCGTTGATCGTGGCGGGTGGGGCGAATTTTCCGGGCAAGCGGCCGTGGGAGGGTGGGACGAAGATTTGGTATGACACGGTGTTTGCGTTGGAGAAACCGGATGGGGAATGGAAGACGATCGGGAAGTTGCCGAGGCCGCTCGGCTATGGTGTCAGCATCACGACGGAGGAGGGGATCATCTGCATCGGGGGAAGTGATGCGGGCGGACATCATGCGGAGGTCTTTCGGTTGGAGTATGTGAATGGGTCGCTGAAGACGACAACGTTGCCGCCTTTGCCAAAGCCGTGTGCGAACACGTCGGGGGCGTTGCTCAAGAACACGGTCTATGTGGCAGGCGGTATTGAGACGCCGACGGCGACGCAGGCGTTGAATACGTTATGGGCACTGGACCTGACGAAGATTGATACGGGGTGGAAAGAGTTGGAGCCGATGCCGGTGGGCCGGATGCTGGCGACGGCAGGTGTGCAGGAGGGCTCGTTCTTTGTTTTCAGCGGAGCAGGATTGAAGGCGGATGCGGAGGGGAAACCGGCTCGGGAATGGTTGCGCGATGCATATCGCTATACGCCGGGGAAGGGGTGGAAGCGGATCGCGGATTTGCCGCGAGTATCAGTGGCAGCGCCTTCACCGGCACCGGCCTTGGGGCAATCGCATCTGCTCGTGATGGGCGGCGATGATGGGGCGCAGGTGAGTGTCGCGCCGACGGAGCACAAAGGATTTCCGCGAGACATTCTCGCGTATCACACGGTGACGGATACATGGACGACGCGCGGTGAGGTGCCGTTCTCGAAGGTCACGGTGCCGGTGGTGGAGTGGGAGGGGAAGTTCATCGTGATCAGTGGGGAGAAGCAGCCGGGCATACGCTCGCCGGAGGTGTGGAGTGGCGAAGTGGTGCGGAAGAAGAAGTCGTTTAGCTGGCTGAACTATGTGACGCTGGGGTTATACCCGATCATCATGCTGGTGGTGAGCTGGAGCGTGGGGCGGAAGAAAACGAGTGATGAGTTTTTTCGTGGCGGGCAAAAGATTCCGTGGTGGGCGGTGGGGTTGAGTATCTATGCCACGATGTTGAGCAGCCTGACATTCATGGCGATCCCGGCGAAGGCTTATACGACGGACTGGACGTTCTTCCTCGCGAACATGGCGGTGCCGCTCCTTGCGCCATTGGTTATCGCGATTTATCTGCCGTTCTTTCGTAAGCTGAACATTACGTCGGCGTATGAATATCTGGAGAAGCGTTTCAATCTGGCGGCGCGGTGGTTCGGGAGTGCGTCGTTCATTGTGATGCAGTTGGGGCGGACGGCGATCGTGCTGTATCTTCCGGCGCTGGCGCTTTCTACGGTGAGCAGTTTCGACATGCGGACGTGCATCCTCATCATGGGTATCATCTGCATCTTGATGACGTTTGAGGGCGGGCTCGAATCCGTGGTGTGGACGGATGTGGTGCAGACGGTGATCTTGCTTTTGGGCGCGCTGGTGACGCTGGTGGTGGCGTGCATGCACATTCCGGGTGGGGCGGCGAAGATTTGGGAAGTGGCGACGACGGATGATAAACTTTTTGGGCCACTTCAATGGACGACGGATCTGACGATCGGCACGGCGTGGGTGATTCTCATCGGTAACTTGTTCTCGAATCTGATTCCTTACACAGCCACGCAGGATGTAGTGCAGCGGTATGTGTCCACGAAGGATGAGAAGCAGGCGGCGCGGTCCATCTGGACGAATGCGCTGATGGTGGTGCCTTCCACGGCGTTGTTCTTCGCAGTGGGCACGGCGTTGTATGCGTTTTATCGGTTGAACCCGGACCGGCTTGATCCGGCGCTAAAGAATGATGCGATTTTCCCGTTGTTTATCGTGAGCGAGTTGCCGGCGGGCTTGGGTGGATTGGTGGTGGCAGGTATCTTTGCGGCGGCGCAACCGACGAGCAGCTTGAACAGCATCGCGACGGCGTGGGTGACAGATTTTCAGGCGCGGTTGAATCCTGATATGAACGATGCATCGCGGTTGAAGGTGGCGAAGTGGGTGACGGTGTTATCGGGCATAGCGGGGACGGCGATCGCACTGTTGATGACGCGGTATGAGATCGCGTCGCTGTGGGATGCGTTTTTGGGAATGCTGGGATTGACGGGTGGGGCGTTGGCGGGATTGTTTGCGTTGGGGATTTTCACGACGCGGGCGCATGGGGTGGGGGCGATGATCGGAGCGATCTCCAGTGTGGTGGTGCTATATTATGTGCAGCGGCATACGGCACTGCATTTCTTCACGTATGGAGCGATCGGAATTTTGACGAGTTTTTGTGTGGGATGGCTGGCAAGTGTGGTGATTCCGGCGGAGAGGAAACCGCTGGAGGGATTGACTAGGAAGACTGCGGGATAGGAAACATCGCGAATGGGAAATGACGAATGACCAAGCCCTAATGACGAAGGAATGAGCAATGTCTAATGGGGTATGAGCGTGGTGTTACGACGATGATTTTAGAAAGAAATGATTATGAAGTTTGAGAGATTGCGTGGGTTGGTGGCGGCGCCTTTTACGCCGTTCAATGAAGATGGGTCGTTGCACTTGGAATTGATTCCGCAGTATGCGGCGCATCTGGCGGAGAATGGCGTGAGTGGTGCGTTCGTATGTGGGACGACGGGTGAGGGGCCATCGCTGAGTGTGGCGGAGCGGAAGGACGTAGCGGAGCAGTGGGTGAAGTCTGCACCGTCATCGGTGAAGGTGATCGTGCATACGGGGCATAACAGCCTGACGGATTCGTGCGAACTGGCACGGCATGCGCAGGAGATCGGGGCGGCGGCGACTTCGCTGACGTCACCGAGTTTTTTCAAGCCGGGCAATATCAAGGATCTGGTGGATACGTGTGCGATGACGGCGGCGGCTGCGCCGGATCTGCCTTTTTATTATTATCATATCCCGGTGATGACGGGGGTGAGTTTGCCGGTGCCGGAATTCTTGCGCGCGGCGAAGGATGTGATCCCGAATCTGGCGGGCATCAAGTTCACGCACGAGAGCCTGATGGATTATGCGAATGCGGTGCGGGTGGAGAATGGGCGTTTCGATGTGTTGTTTGGTCGTGATGAGATGTTGCTGGGCAGTCTGGTGGTGGGCGCGAAGGGGGCGGTGGGGAGCACGTACAATTACATCGCGCCGATATTCAATCGGTTGTTGGAGGCGTATCGAAAAGGTGACTTGGTGGCGGCGGAAGCGGAGCAGGCGAAGGCGAATGAGGTGATCGGGGTGATGATCAAGCACGGCGGGTTGCCAGCGGGGAAGGCGATCATGAAGTTGCTGGGGCTGGATTGCGGGCCGGTGAGGCTGCCGTTGCGGTCGCTGACGGCGGTGCAGGAGAAGGCGCTGGCGGAGGATTTGGAGAAGGTGGGGTTCAATAAATGACGAATGACCAAGCTCGAATGACGAAGGAATGAGCAATGACCGAATGTTTTTTTAACCACAGATTAAACACGGATCACACGGATGGGGATATTGTTGTATGTGATGGGGATTGAAGGGATACTACTGATGACGTAGTTGCAGGTTTGAATCTTCAAATCCACGACTTATGCCGACGGACATAATCTTTGAGATCAAAGTGATGTTTTTTGCGGTGTTCGTGTTTATGTTTTCCGCCCTCTATTACGCGGTGCCAAAGATGTATGAGGAGGCGGTGAAACCGGGGAATGAGTTTTTGAAGAGGATGTGGCAGGTGAAGGGAGAGGAAGAAACCTGGGTAAGAAAAAGGAGGAGGGTTTTGGTGGTTTTTGGCGTTTTCATGCTCGTGATGATCATAACCTTCTAAAATCCGTTGATAGGTAATGGGTAAATTCCGCGTAACGTTTCTGTTTGAAATGGCGTCTTAGTAGGGGAATCGAAGCGTTGTCCCTAAGTTATGAATAAGACGGGCATTTTGCTGGGGTCGGTGGTGGTGAATGTGGCGTTGGGCGCGGTGGTGCTCATGCGTCCATCTGAGCCTGTGCCTGCGCCGGTGAAAGAGGTGCCGCAGCCCAAGCAGATCATCCGCACGAAGACGGAGACGGTGTTCGTGCCGGGGGAGACGGAGGTGGTGACGCAGTGGGCTAAGCTGGATTGGCGGGTGATCGAGTCGGAGGATTACGTCAAATATATCGCGAATCTGCGCGCGGCGGGGTGTCCAGAAGAGACGATACGGGATCTGATCATCGCGGATGTGAACAAACTTTACGCGGCGAAGTGGAAGATGCTGCATCCGGTGGAGCAGCAGTGGAAGTATTGGGAGGCGGAGAGCAAGCGGGACAAGAAGGATGAGCGGAAATCTGAGGAGCGCCGTGAGCTGGAGAAGGAGCGGGATGAGCTGATCAGGTCGCTGCTGGATGTGAATCCCAGGTCCGAGATGGCGAAGTATTCGTGGGATCAGGAACGCATCGGAAGAGATGAGAAGCTGGCGTTTTTGAGCGAAGAAAAACATGCGCAGGTGAAGGGGCTGGATGAGAAGTATCGCGATGAGGTGCGCAAGGTGATGGAGGAGGGGAAGGCGGCGAATCTGAGCAAGGAGGAGTTGAGCCAGAAGGTGGCGGCCTTGCGCAAGCAGCACGAGACGGAATTGGCTGGCGTCCTAAACGGAAGCGAGTTGTTGGAGTATGAACTGCGGACGTCTGGTCTGGCGAACAAGATGCGGAACGATCTGGCGTGGTTTGAGCCGAATGAGCAGGAGTTCCGTGCGTTATATCAAAAGCTCAAAGCGGCTGAGGCGCAGGCTTCTGCGAATGGGCAGAAGCTTTCGCTGGAGAAGGATTTGGCGCAGTTGGGTGACATGAAAGGTGTGCTGTCACCAGAACGTTTGGCGGATTTTCAGCAGATACAGGATCCAGCGTATCGGGATGCATTGAAGCTGGCGGAGCGGTTTGAGCTGAATCCGGAGGCGACGAAACTGGTGGCGCAGATCAGTCAGGCGTCTGAGGCGGAGATATTGAAAGCGATGGCGAATCCGAATCTGTCCGCAGAAGAAAAGCAGGCGCTGACGCGGGCGATCAAGGATGAGAAGAAGAAGGCGTTGAGCGAGGCGATGGGGAAGAGAGTGAAGAGGAAGTAAGGGGAAACATCGAACGTCCAACTTCCAACGTCGAACATCGAGAGAAGAGGATTTAGCCACTGATTGAACACGGATCACACGGATGGGGGAGAGGGTTTCAAGTGTGCAATGTGAAATTTTCAAGGGAGAGCAGTTAGCGCCGACTGACGTCGGCGGCTACGGATAGGAAACAAAATACCCGCTGGGCTTGCGCGCCAGCGGGTGAAATGTGAACCGAGACGCCGCTTGGAAGCGGTGGTCTGTGAATCAAAAGAAGTCAGTTATTCCTTCTTCTTCTTTTCTTCGCCTTTGCCTTTTTCGCCTTCTTTTCCGCCCTTACCGCCGCCGGGACCACGGCCGATGCCAGCTTTCTGCATCTTCTCGCGGTCTTCCGGGCTGATCTTGGCGCGTTCTTCCTGATCGATACGACCGTCTTTGTTGGCGTCGTATTTCTCATTCATCTGCTTCATGAGAGCTTTCTGTTCTTCCGTCAGGGGCGGACGCTCCTTCTTCTTTTCTTCTTGAGCTTGGGCGGAGGTGAAGGAACCGACGAGCACGAGGGCCAGTGCGGTAGTGATGATATGCTTCATAGCTATACTTTCATTTGAATCACCGGCCATGCAACCATGCCGACGAGCGGCTGGTGTTGTTGTCAGAGGGCCGTTGCTTCATAGAGTTAAACGTCTGAAAGGGGAAAAAGTTCTCTTAAAAGTGAAATAATGAAAATCGGAGGGGGACATTCGCAACTTGCTGATGGGCATGGTTTTAGCTTGATCAATGTTTGGTGAGATTGGGTTGGGCAGACGACTTTTAATATTCGGCCTGCTTGTAATGTGTTTGAAATCAATAAGTTAGACAAATGAAGAGTTCATCGCCTGAGGTCAGGATTACTGTCCCGCCTACTCAAAATGCGATTCATCTGCTGCGCACGGCGCAGCAGCATCATGTGAGCTTGAGCGCGATGGCGGATCAGAAGGCGAATATCATGATCGGTGTCTCGGCTTTGATCTTTTCGATGCTGCTGGGCTACACGCAGAAGGAGGGGTTGACGTTGCCGGTGCTGATCTTGTTTGTGTCCACCTTTGCGGCGGCGATCACGTCCATCATGGCGGTGATGCCGGCAGTGAAGACGACGGACAGAGTGCAGTCGGGTGTGAATCCGCTTTTCTTTGGATCGTTCAGTGAGAAGTCGCCCGAGGAGTATTGCGCGGAGATGGAGAAGATTTTGAAGAGTGATGATTCCATCTACACAGCGATGGCGATGGACATGTATTACTTGGGCGGGGTGTTGTATCGGAAGAAGTACAAATATCTCGCGTATAGTTACCGGATATTTTTAGTGGGGTTGGTGCTGGCGTTTGTGACGGGGTTGTTCACGCATTGGGAATAGGCCGGTTGCACCGGCGGGCCAATATTGGGGAAAGGCGTTAATGTATTTGAAAACGCTGGGCTCGCTCACTCCTCACCCCGGCCCTCTCCTCGTTGAGAGGAGAGGGAGAACATTTGGGTGCCTCAATGATTCCGTAACATTGATCACTTCGCTGCAGTGGGGCGGCGGTAGATTTTGTGGATGGCGGCTTGGTCGGTGCATTTGATGAGGACTTCGTCGATGCATACGTGAGGGGGGCGGCTGGCGCACCAGACGAGGGTTTCGGCGATGTCTTCGGCGACCAATGGTTCGGTGCCTTCGTAAACTTTCTTGGCTTTTGCGGTGTCGCCGCTGAAGCGGACGAGGGCGAATTCGGTTTCGGCGATGCCGGGATCGATGCTGCCCACGCGGATGCCGGTGCCGTTGAGTTCGAGTCGCAAGGAGCGGGTGATGGAGAGCTCGGCAGCCTTGGCGCCACAGTAAGCTGAGCCGCCTTCATAGGCGACGCGTCCAGCGATGGAACCGATGTTCAGAATGTAAGCGCCGTTGTGATGCGGCATAAGAGGAAGCACGGCGCGAGTCATGCGGAGGAGGCCGAGGACGTTGGCTTCCATCATAAATTCCCAATCGGCGTCTTTACCATCGGCGACGGTGTCGGCGCCTTTTGCACCACCGGCGTTGTTGATGAGGATGTCGATGTGTGGTGTGTGCGTCTTGGCCCACGCGATGAAGGTGTTCACGCTTTCGGTGCTGATGACATCAAGGGAATGGACGAGGGCATTGGGTGCGCCAGCTTTGCGGCATTCGGCGGCGACTTCTTCCAGGCGATCTAAACGGCGGGCACCGAGGATGACGTTGCTGCCTTCAGCGGCGAAGGCGCGGGCGGTGGCGGCACCGAAGCCGCTGGAGGCACCGGTGATGATGACCCATTTGTAGGTGAGGCGTGACATGGGGGAAGGGTAGAGGAATTTGGACAGGATTTACAAGATGGACAGGATCGAGGAATAATGTGTGATGCGTGGTTGGAAGGAGTTTCAAGTTTTCAGTGTTCAGTTTTCAGTCGGAAAAGTTTGAGCCTCGTTCCTCGGCTGAGGAGAGGCGGACGGGTGATTCCGCAAGCGGCACAGCCCTGCCACGCTAGCGAGTCCAGCTACTGGAGCAGCTTGAGATCTACACCGGCGGTTTTCAGGGCTTTGAAAAAGTTAGTGCCGGGACCCATGTAATACTTTCTCTGGTAAACGTATTCTACGTTGGATGGATCATGTCCGTGCAGGATTTCCAAGCGGAGTGAATCCTGATTGGCCAAAGTAACGGTCATCCGGCCAGTCGGTGCGCATTTGTGCATGCCAACTTCCTGAGCGGGGCCCAAGGCTGCAAGGATGACTTCGCAAAGTTTTGGGTCTTGGATGGAGAAATTCGTCTGGTGCCGTGAGAATGTCTGGAGGGAGATGACGACTGGCGCGCTGGTGGGGAAGCTGGGGGAAGGACCGATAATTTCGCGTGCCTGATGTTCCACACGTTTCTCACAGCCAAAGAGCAAGGTGCAGAGCAAGAGGGTGGCGATGAAAACAAGCCTTGGTTGATTGGGGGACACGCTCATTTGACAGGAGTATTGTTCAATCAGGTTGAAGGAGACAAGTCTCGGACGGCGGATTAGCTTCTGATTGCGGTAATTCGCTCAAGAGAAATGGTTTTTTGTGGTCAGCTTTTCCAGTGGAGGCAAAAAATAGCCATTAATTAGACTGAAATATCGAGGTATAGACGATGGCATGGGGGGTGCTAATTCCGGCGGGGGAGCGAAATGTTCCACCATATGTTGTATATGAAAACGTCCTACTCTGTTTTGCCGGGCGTTCTACTGATAAGCCTGAACATCGGATGCAGCAGTGAGCCGGAGGCTGCAACCGAACTGACACCTCCTCCGGTTCCTGTAAGTCTCGAAGTGGCCGTGGAAGCGTTGGTGAAACCGTCTTCCAACTCTGCGGCAACCATCACACCACCGGAGTTTTCTGGTGATACCTCCAATGCTGCTTCAGCAGCAAACACACGTATGGGCGGCCAAGAATTTGGCATCGCTCCCATCACGAATGAGAAGGGTGAGGTGGACCTCAATGCGCTGACGTCCGCACTGCAATCGTACGTGGCGGACCGCATGGTGCCGGCCAACAGCATCAAGGATCTCAAGGTGCTGGTGGATGAGAAGTTTCTGGCGAGCCTGCCATCCCCGCCGCCCGGGATGAAGTATGTGTGGGATAGCCGGCTGCAGGTCACGTTGGCGGCGAATTAATAAACGGAGGAATGCTTATGAAAATTTTCACTGGAATGAGTAAAGCAAGAACAGGAAGGGGAGATTGGACAAGCGGTGGCACCTGTCCCACTGCCATCACGGCGTTCACGTTGATCGAGCTGCTGGTGGTGATCACGATCATCGCGATTCTGGCGGGGATGCTTTTACCAGCACTTGCGAAGGCGAAGATGAAGGCGAACTCGACGAAGTGTTTGAACAATCTCAAGCAAATCGGCGTGGGCGAGGCGATGTATGTGAGTGATAACAAGGAGAAGATCACGTACGCAGCCATGCGCGGTTTGAACACGGGCGGTGAATTCACATTCGATGATCTGATCAGCGATTATGTGGGCGGTGCGCTCACGGATGCTGAGAAGATCGCGAACCAGACTCCGGCCAGGAATGTCGTGCGGGCATTTCGTTGTCCGGCAGACAAGGCGCCGCTGGCCTCATGGGTGACGAGCGGGACGCGGCGCACGTATGCGATGTCAGGTCATAACATGAGCACGACGGGGAAGGGGATGCATAACAACTGGCGCGTATCGCCGGTGGATAAAACGGGGTTGGGCCTTTACTGGGGACATAACAGTGCGGGGCCGGTGTCATCGACGTTCAACACGACGGATACGATTCCGCCGCGTAAGCAGGCCTTTGTGCTGACGGGGCATGTGATGGCACCGACGGAGACGTTTCTGGCGACGGAACGGATCAACATTGGAAACATCGCGGGGCATTACAGCTACCCGAAAATAGACAATGCGACGCAGCATCATGAGATCGGCACAACGAATAACGTGCGCGATTTCAGCTACAATGACATCGGCACGTATACATATAACGATCCGAAGTCGCATCACGGTGGGAGCTACAATTACGTGTTCGTGGACGGGCATGTGGAGCAGCTCGATCCGGCGATGACGCTCGGTGCGACGAACGCGGATTTCTCGCTGCAGACGGGGATGTGGACGTTATTCACGAAGGATTGAGACATTTTTGTCAGTGATAGAGATAGGTAGATAGGTTGGTTCGTTGTTGTTTGTTTGGTTCAGAGAACGCCCGGTCTGTTTAGGCCGGGCGTTCTTTTTTTTGGGGGGTAAACCACAGAATACGTGGAATACTCGGAAAGGGGAGAAGACACGGATTTCACGGATTGGCACGAATTGGGGAATGGATACGTGTCTCTGGTCTAAGGTCTCACGTTTCAGGTCGGGGAAGGTGGACGCGAATTTCGCTAATTGTCGCGAATTCGTGGAGGGGGAATTCAGATTTCGGAGGGGTTTTGGGTTTAAAGCATTCATTTTCAATTGGTTAGGAGGGTTTGAAATATTTTTAGAAAAGGGGAGGCATGGACAGCCAATGTCCTACCCCTCTCTGCATACTGATCGCAGAAAAGTAAAAGAAAGGTTCAGTATGAAGCTGACGGAACAGAGCGAGTTGAAGTTGGAAACGTGGTGCAGGCCGGTGAGTCGCCGGTATCGGAAGATCAGCCAGGCCAGTTGGTGGTTTGGGCAGATGCGGAGGGCCGTCGAGCAATCTTGTCCCGCGGGAATGAAGAATGAGGAGGGGAAACATCGAACACCGGTTGCACCGGTTGGCCTATGCATCGAACTTTGAACATCGAGAGGGGGGCCGGTTGCACCGGCGGGCCTATAAGGGAAAAGGGGAACATCGAATATATAGAGTGGGGACAAGGGGGAGGTTAGTGGCGGAGGGGGCCGCCAAGATGGGACTGCCGGCTGGAATCCGGCAGCACGTTGGGCGAGGACGACGACGAGAAGGAGGACGATTACGAATACAGGAGGGACAAAATATATGGGATTCTTGGGAGAGGGGTTTCCTTGCGGGCGGGAGGGGGGATGGATTAAGGTGCGGGGTATGACCATGTTTCGTCGCACTTGCAGTCTGATGCTCGCCGCTATGACGACCGCGTTTGTCTTTTCTTCGGAGGAGGCTGAGGCGCAGCCCGCCGGTTTCAATTATGATGAGGCCAAGGTGGGTAACTACACTTTGCCTGACCCGTTGGTGAAAGACGATGGCACGGTGATCACGAAGCGGAAGGAGTGGGAGCAGGAGCGGCGGCTGGAGATTTTGCGGATATTCGAGGAGCAAGTGTATGGTCGCATGCCCGCCGCGCCGAAGTTCTTCCGCTATGAGTTTCGCGGGGTGGACAAGGCGGCGTTCAGCGGATTAGCGACGCGGAAGGAAGTGACGATTCATCTGACGGACAAGAAGAACGGGCCGACGATTGATCTGCTCTTGTATGTGCCGAACCAGCGTCGTGCGAGTGGTGCGCCGGTGTTTGTGGAGTTGAGCTTTTACGGGAATCATTCAATCACGGCTGACCCAGGGGTCGCGATCTCGACGAAATGGATGCGAGACAACAAGGAGTTCGGCATCGTGAAGAATCACGCGACGGAAGCATCGCGCGGCAAGCAGGCGAGCCGCTGGCCGTTGGAAGCGATCTTGGAACGCGGGTATGCGGTGGCGACGGCTTATTACGGTGACTTGGAACCAGATCATCCAGAAGGCTGGAAGGATGGCATCCGTGGGGCACTGCATCCGCAGGGGAAAGATTTCAAGCCAGATGATTGGGGTGCGATCGGTGCGTGGGCGTGGGGTCT contains these protein-coding regions:
- a CDS encoding prepilin-type N-terminal cleavage/methylation domain-containing protein; translation: MSKARTGRGDWTSGGTCPTAITAFTLIELLVVITIIAILAGMLLPALAKAKMKANSTKCLNNLKQIGVGEAMYVSDNKEKITYAAMRGLNTGGEFTFDDLISDYVGGALTDAEKIANQTPARNVVRAFRCPADKAPLASWVTSGTRRTYAMSGHNMSTTGKGMHNNWRVSPVDKTGLGLYWGHNSAGPVSSTFNTTDTIPPRKQAFVLTGHVMAPTETFLATERINIGNIAGHYSYPKIDNATQHHEIGTTNNVRDFSYNDIGTYTYNDPKSHHGGSYNYVFVDGHVEQLDPAMTLGATNADFSLQTGMWTLFTKD
- a CDS encoding Pycsar system effector family protein gives rise to the protein MKSSSPEVRITVPPTQNAIHLLRTAQQHHVSLSAMADQKANIMIGVSALIFSMLLGYTQKEGLTLPVLILFVSTFAAAITSIMAVMPAVKTTDRVQSGVNPLFFGSFSEKSPEEYCAEMEKILKSDDSIYTAMAMDMYYLGGVLYRKKYKYLAYSYRIFLVGLVLAFVTGLFTHWE
- a CDS encoding sodium/solute symporter (Members of the Solute:Sodium Symporter (SSS), TC 2.A.21 as described in tcdb.org, catalyze solute:Na+ symport. Known solutes for members of the family include sugars, amino acids, nucleosides, inositols, vitamins, urea or anions, depending on the system.) — translated: MTMGLGSSSLHAEGTNDVLSWNKLPNLPDKEGFASMFAGVHNGALIVAGGANFPGKRPWEGGTKIWYDTVFALEKPDGEWKTIGKLPRPLGYGVSITTEEGIICIGGSDAGGHHAEVFRLEYVNGSLKTTTLPPLPKPCANTSGALLKNTVYVAGGIETPTATQALNTLWALDLTKIDTGWKELEPMPVGRMLATAGVQEGSFFVFSGAGLKADAEGKPAREWLRDAYRYTPGKGWKRIADLPRVSVAAPSPAPALGQSHLLVMGGDDGAQVSVAPTEHKGFPRDILAYHTVTDTWTTRGEVPFSKVTVPVVEWEGKFIVISGEKQPGIRSPEVWSGEVVRKKKSFSWLNYVTLGLYPIIMLVVSWSVGRKKTSDEFFRGGQKIPWWAVGLSIYATMLSSLTFMAIPAKAYTTDWTFFLANMAVPLLAPLVIAIYLPFFRKLNITSAYEYLEKRFNLAARWFGSASFIVMQLGRTAIVLYLPALALSTVSSFDMRTCILIMGIICILMTFEGGLESVVWTDVVQTVILLLGALVTLVVACMHIPGGAAKIWEVATTDDKLFGPLQWTTDLTIGTAWVILIGNLFSNLIPYTATQDVVQRYVSTKDEKQAARSIWTNALMVVPSTALFFAVGTALYAFYRLNPDRLDPALKNDAIFPLFIVSELPAGLGGLVVAGIFAAAQPTSSLNSIATAWVTDFQARLNPDMNDASRLKVAKWVTVLSGIAGTAIALLMTRYEIASLWDAFLGMLGLTGGALAGLFALGIFTTRAHGVGAMIGAISSVVVLYYVQRHTALHFFTYGAIGILTSFCVGWLASVVIPAERKPLEGLTRKTAG
- a CDS encoding SDR family NAD(P)-dependent oxidoreductase; translated protein: MSRLTYKWVIITGASSGFGAATARAFAAEGSNVILGARRLDRLEEVAAECRKAGAPNALVHSLDVISTESVNTFIAWAKTHTPHIDILINNAGGAKGADTVADGKDADWEFMMEANVLGLLRMTRAVLPLMPHHNGAYILNIGSIAGRVAYEGGSAYCGAKAAELSITRSLRLELNGTGIRVGSIDPGIAETEFALVRFSGDTAKAKKVYEGTEPLVAEDIAETLVWCASRPPHVCIDEVLIKCTDQAAIHKIYRRPTAAK
- a CDS encoding dihydrodipicolinate synthase family protein, with product MKFERLRGLVAAPFTPFNEDGSLHLELIPQYAAHLAENGVSGAFVCGTTGEGPSLSVAERKDVAEQWVKSAPSSVKVIVHTGHNSLTDSCELARHAQEIGAAATSLTSPSFFKPGNIKDLVDTCAMTAAAAPDLPFYYYHIPVMTGVSLPVPEFLRAAKDVIPNLAGIKFTHESLMDYANAVRVENGRFDVLFGRDEMLLGSLVVGAKGAVGSTYNYIAPIFNRLLEAYRKGDLVAAEAEQAKANEVIGVMIKHGGLPAGKAIMKLLGLDCGPVRLPLRSLTAVQEKALAEDLEKVGFNK
- a CDS encoding FAD-dependent oxidoreductase; the protein is MKSICSPSAIWMISASWRRLWALLLLVGLLGQSVKLAAAEEAYDLVVVEGTPGGITMAVRGAREGLKVLLVNRTEHLGGILSSGLGVWDTLYEGKRAPIYDEVRQTIFDHYRTTYGENSEQYKQALPAKSGHANGKFEPKVAEKVFNELVAKETRLTVWRGFTPFEVKREGAIIQSVTFKATKGTETKTVTAKVFADCSYEGDLAALAKVPYRVGREARGEYNEPHAGKVFMIASKTAPTPESAKLAEMHDALNLRKFPGFQAIAPGSTGEADGEVQAFNYRTILSSDPANRLPVTKPANYDAAAMRALEFGSMVRPLPNKKIGWNRPQLIGPQTDYVEGDAQVRKKVMDAHWEATTALLYFLQNDESVTPERRKFFGQLGLAKDEFTDNGHRPYEFYVREARRIVGRYVFTQHDAMLAKGYQRAPVHEDSIGVTEWYMDAHACTTNRVKDSLDEGKMMLHCETFPGQVPYRALLPKGVDNLLVPVCLSSTHVAWGTIRLEPTWMNICESAAYAVVQAVKEKQVPAAIDSDKLLRTLAEKRVMLSFFNDVDVSGKEAWIPAVQYFGAKGFFAAYDARLNEPLTLEVAKRWASGLKRIKDGTLKADSLAQAVAIDENVVKNVTQGQFIGMLPSGNRVKVLPSFSKLTRGEALVMMWEALKE